GCTTCTATACTGAAGAGAATAATCAGCTTAGATATGGCAAAGTAGGCACCCTTTCGGGGGGGCACCTACAGCACCACACTCTGTTTCCACGACTGACTTCAGGTAAATTAAGGTTTGATCCCGGAGTAAACAGTTTTGGTATTTTTATTTCCACAGCTTCAGCCGCCGCCTATACGGATTCATCACTAAATAATGATGATAAACATGCCTGCAAAGTTTTTATGCTTAAAAATGCTAAGGGAGAAATCGTTGAAGGCCAGTACCTAATTTGTTTTGATGAGGACGGAGATAGTGATTTTCAGGATTACATCTTCCTCATCAGCAACGTAAGTCCATTAGCTGCTCCTTAAGCTTTTTTTAATTCCATAATCGTTATTTCTGGAAGTATCCCTATTCTACCTGGAAACACCAGATACCCATAGCCTCGGTTTACATACAAATGTTGTTGCTGTTTCTGATAGAGGCCCGCCCATTGCTTGTAACGATATTGTACCGGACTCCATTTAAAGTCACCGATCTCAATGCCAAACTGCATGCCGTGGGTATGCCCGGCAAACATAATATCAATATCCGAATATTGGGGTCTAACTTGAGCATCCCAATGGCTGGGATCATGAGAAAGCAATAACTTTACCGGAGAGTTTTGCGTACCTTCGTATGCCTGACTCAGGTTTCCGTACTGTGCAAACCCACCTGTACCCCAGTTTTCTATACCCAAAATAGCAATCTGCTCATTATCTACTTTCAAAAATCGGTTTTCATTCATTAACAGATTCCACCCCATTTGCTGATGTACTCTCATCAGGTCTTGTAGGTTTTGTCTTTTAGCCTGAGCTGAAGACCAATTGGCATAATCTCCGTAATCGTGGTTACCTAATACAGAATACACTCCTAGCGGAGCACTTACTTTTTCAAAGACGGACTGGTACTCCTTCACTTCCTCTGCTCTGTCGTTCACCAAGTCCCCAGTAAAAAAAACTACATCAGGTTTTTCGTTAAGGAGCATGTCTATTCCTCCCTGTACGGCAGTTTTGTTAAAAAAACTTCCTGAATGTATATCGGAGAGCTGCGCTATTCTTAATCCATCAAAAGAAGAAGGCAAATTTTTGAGATGTACGGTAGTTCTTCTTATACGGTAATCATGAGCTCCGGAGAGTATACCGTAGCTCATGGTAAGCGCTGGCACAGCGGAAGCAACAATGGATGATTTAACGAGAAATTCCGATCTAGAAATCCCCTGATTCTGCTGACCTGGCGTTGCTGGCTGATTAAATTGATGCCAAACCCAACGTACTGCCCGTCCCACATCATCTATCATTAAAAACACAACGCCAAAAATTTTAGAGAAGTAATTGATAAAGATAAATGAGAAGATAAGGGTACGCATATCTCTACCAATTTCCGCTTTTCCTCCCATATTATAATACAAAAATCCGCTGATAGAGATAATGGTAACTAACCAATACAGTACATACACCAATTTTCTCCAACTACCAAATACATCATAAATAACAGATCGCACAGCTTGAAAAACGTACCAATCCATTAGTAAAAAGATCAGTGCGACAATACTTATAAACATCATTCTATTCATGTTCAACGCTTCAATATCTATCTAAAAAGAAACCCATCTAAGTTATAGATGGGTTTAGCTTCATTTTATTGTTATTCTTAAGAGGCTTTTGAGACTTTTCTTTTGTCAAATGCTCTCATTTTAATTTTGTCTACCAACAAGTACATTACAGGCACTACTACCAGGGTAAGGAATGTGGCGAAGATCAGACCGAAAATAACTGTCCAGGCCATAGGCCCCCAGAAATCAGCATTAAACCCACCATAGTAAATTTGGGGATCAAAATCTGATAATAGTGTAAAGAAGTTGATATTGAGACCAATAGCCAGAGGAATAAGACCTAAGACAGTAGTAATGGCAGTTAGCAAAACAGGGCGAAGACGTGTTTTACCACCATCAATAATGCTATGAAGTATCTCTTCATAAGGTAAAATTTCATCATCACCAATATTTAGCTCTGCCCTACGTCTTTCTCTAATCAAATTGGTATAATCTATCAGTACAATTGCATTATTTACTACTACACCGGCCAGTGAAATAATACCTATACCTGTCATGATTACTACAAAACTCATATCAAAAGCAACCAGACCTAAAAACACACCAATGGTACTTAAAATTACTGATGCCATGATAATGAAAGGAGTCATGATGGAGTTAAACTGTGCCACAATGATCAGAAAGATCGTCATGACAGCGATAAATAAGGCTCTTACCAAAAACTGCCCAGACTCTTCCTGCTCTTGTTGTTCTCCGGTAAAGCTTACTTCGTAGCCAGCAGGAATCTCCATATCATCAATGACATTTTTAATCTGCTGATTTATCTCAGTAGCATTATAGCCTTCAAGCACATTGGAGAAGATCGTTATTACTCTATCAGTATCTTTTCTTTTAACAGAACCATAGGTAGAAGAATACTCTACATCAGCTACAGATGCAATAGGAATCTGCTTGAGGTTACCAAATTTATCTCTAAAGGTAATTTTCTGGTTAATCAAGGCATCTACATTGTAGCGATACTCATCGCTTAGGCGTAGGTTAATAGGATAATCATCTTCACCATCTTTAAACTTAGAAATTTCATTACCAAATAATGCGGTTCTAAGTTCTGTGGCAATGGTGGCCGTTGACAAACCAAAACGTCTGGCCTTTTCACGATCTATATCTACCAAAAGCTCGGGCTTACCGGTCTCTAGATCGGTTTTTAGCTCTTCAATTCCTCCGATATTTGCATTATCAATCTGAGTTTTTATCTGATCTACCACAGCAATCAGCCTGTCATATTCTTCACCTTTAACTTCTATGTTAATGGGTTTACCTACCGGAGGGCCAACAGGGTTTTTATCTACTGAGACTTGTGCTCCGGGATATTCACCGATTGCATCCCTCACTTCTTCCATAAGCTCAGTGGTAGAGACTCCTCTTCTAAGTTCGTAGTCAACGAAAGAAACTGTAATTTTTGACTTTTGAGGTGTATTTCCAGGACTCGGTCCTTGTGACGGATCACTGGCTCCCTCCCCTACCTGAGAAATTACCGACTCTACTACATAGTCATAGTTGTCAATAACAGAAAACACTTTGTCTTCAATTTCTTTTGTAAGATTGTTGGTAACCTCTATATCCGTACCAATAGGCCTTTCTATAAATATGTTAATATAGTCTGGATCACTGCTTGGGAAAAACTCTACCTTCGGTTGCTTCCAAACTACCAATGCTATAGAGATGACTAGCAAGCCTACGGTACTAAAGAATATTACATAAGGATGCCACCCTCTCAGAGCAAAATTTACGGTCTTAGAATAACCATTTTCCAGGCGAACCAATAGTACGTTTTGAAACCAGTCAATAGCTGGTGATAAAATGTACAGATTGAAAGGAATAAGTAGTGCTCCTATCATTAGTAGGTTCGCTATGGTAAATGAACCTGTGATGTAGAAGAAAATGGCGATACCAACCAACACAGCACCTATTGTGAGTAATTTTCTCTTCTTCCTTTTATCTGTTTTGGTTTTGAGCCTCATAAACATAGAAGTTAGTACCGGGTTTATCACCAAGGCTACAAAAAGAGAGGAAGAAAGCACTACTATTAAGGTGATAGGTAGAAAGCGCATAAACTCACCTATCAAACCACTCCAGAAGGCCAGAGGTAAAAAGGCCGCTAATGTTGTTGCAGTAGAAGTAATAATAGGCAACGCAACTTCACCTACTCCTTCTTTAGCTGCTCTTATAGGGGAATAACCTTCTTCCATGAGGCGGTAGATATTTTCAACCACCACAATACCATTATCAACCAACATACCTAAAGCCAGAATAAGAGCAAAAAGTACCATCAGGTTAATGGATATGCCAAAGAAATTGAGCAACATAAATGACATCAGCATAGACAAGGGAATGGCTATACCAACGAAGAGCGCATTTCTTAAATTCATAAAAAATGCTAACACCAATACAACCAGTATTACCCCAGAGATGATACTGTTTTCTAGATTATTGAGCTGTATTCTGGTGTATTTAGACTGATCATTAGTAATAACGATCTCAAGATCTTCGGGAAACCGTACTTCCTGAGCTGAAGCTATGACCTCTTTAATCTTGTCAGATGCATCTATTACGTTTGCTCCATTTCTTTTGATAACATCCAGAGTTACTACCGGATTTCTGTTACTACGAGAATAGCTGCTTCTTTCTTCATAAGTATCCTCTACTACAGCTACGTCTTTTACATAGACTACATCATTGTCTTCGTTTTTGATGACTACTTCTTCTATTTGTGAGACATTATCAAACTCACCAATAACACGAAGTGATCGCCTGAATTCACCAGCTTTAATATTTCCACCAGAAATAGTTACGTTTTCTGCAGATATTGCATTTTGAATGTCAGTAAAAGAAATATTCATAGACTCCATTTTGTATGGATCTGCCTCTATGCGTATCTCTCTTTCTAATGCTCCGCTAATATTTGCTTCCTGTATTTCCGATAATCCCTCTATTTCATCCTGTAGATATTCTGCATATTGTTTTAGCTCATCTAGGCTGTAGTCACCAGAAATATTTATAAACATGATAGGTAAATCCGACAAGTTTACCTCAAACACATTCGGATCTTGATCCAGATCATTTGGCAGTTCACTTTTAGCCTGATCTACAGCATCTTTTACATCTTGCAGCGCACGAGAAATATCCACATCAGGTGTAAACTCTACAATGATGGTAGAGTAGTCCTGAATAGAAGTAGAAGAAACGTTATCTAATCCATTGATACCCTTAATTTCCTTTTCTATAGGTCGGGTAATCAAATTTTCAATGTCTACGGGCGAGTTTCCGGGATATGGTGTACCTACATAAATAGTAGGAATCACCACTTCGGGAAAGTTCTCTTTTGGCATACTAATGTAAGAGATGATCCCCATGATGACGATAATAAACGATAGGATCATCACACTTGTCCGGTTATTAATGGACAAGGAACTTAAGCCAAACTCCCGGGTTACTTGATTATTTTTTTGGTCCATGGATGCTAGCTATTTTCTTAAAGTGCGCTTGCGTTCAAAGATTGATTGTTATCCGTTATTCTGACATTGACTCCCTCAGCTACATTTCTGAAGCCCTGGTCTATGATGCGTTCGTCACCTGAAAGGCCTGTTTTCACCATAGTTTCATTGTTATAAGTCTTACCTCTTTGTATATGCTTTTTGTCAGCTACGAACTTATCTGTACCAGATTCTTGTACTGCTACATAAACAAAATCACCTTGGTTATCGCTTTGTATAAGGTTAGTAGGCACTACAAAAGCATCAGATTTTTCAAAATCTTTCAGTCTAAGCTCTGCCAGCATATTTGGTTTCAGCTTGTTCTCACTGCTGGGAATCTTTACTTCAATTGTAAAAGTTCTATTGTTTTGGTTAATCACCTGCCCAACAGCACTTATCGTTGTATTGATCTCCTCATTTAAAGAGGGTAATACTACCTCAACAGAATCACCTTTCTTAAACTGACCTAAATATGTTTCTGAAATGTCTGCTTCTATATACATATCGTTCATGCTTACCAGACGAACCATAGGCACACCGGGCTGAGCCATTTCTCCTTCTTTTACAAAGACTTCGTCAATGGTACCACTAAAAGGAGCACGAATAATATAATCGTTAAGCTGAGCATTTAGGGTTGAGAGTTTACGTTCCAAAGACTCCTTAGCATTTTTGGCTTCCAGAAACTGAAATTCAGATCCAATATTCTGGTCCCATAAATTAGATTGTCTTTTGAAACGAGTTTCTGCAAGCTCTAATGAAGTTTGCACTTCCGCTATATTAGTACGTATAGTTTCAGCATCCTGTACGACTAATACTTCACCTTTACGTACAACCTGGCCTTTGGTAGCGGGAACACGATTTACCATGGCCGGTACCTGTGCACTAATTGTTACATTTTGACGTGAAGTAACTTCACCTCTTACTTCTACAAAATGCCTGAAAGTTTCTTGCTTTACAGGAATTGTCGTAACCAATGTAGCATTTCTGTCAGCAGCAGCATAATTAGGGTCAGCCTGAGCTACTTCCTGTTCAAGTGCCTTAACTTTAGACTGCAAGTCTTTAATTTCCTGTTTGTATTCCTGTATCTGCTGTTTCTTTTGAGCAGTATCATCTACTTCTCCACCGCAGCTATACATACTAACAAGAAGTACACTAAATATGAGAGGTTTTAATTTGTTCATTGCAATAATTCTTAACACTATATTAGTTTGATTCCTGGTCTTGTATGAGTATTCCAAGTGCCTTTTTGAGCTCTACTTTAGCAATTAAAGCATCGTATAAAGCACTATAGTAGTTAGTTTCCGCTTGTTCCAAGGCATATTGAGCCTCAGTAACTTCTATATTTGATCCTACACCCTCCTGGTACTTAATTTTGGTTACACGAAATACCTCTTCGGCAAGCTCAAGATTTTCACGCTGAACTTCCAATGTTTCCAGACTACTTTCCAGATCAACTTCTGCCTGTACAATTTCCAAATCAATATTGTTTTTTAGCTGGCTGGTTGAATGCTCTAGTTGCTGGAGCTGAAGTTTATTTTTCTGGATAAGATTATGTTTTCTCAGGCCGTCAAAAATTGGAATGCTCATATTAAGCCCCCAAGAGCCAAGCTCATTCCATCTACTTAAATCAGTGAGTCTTCTCAGATCATCAGCTCCATTATTATAACCAAAATTTGCAGTAGCAGTAATTTTTGGAATATACTGTACTTTATTATTTCTGATATCTAACTGCACTAACTCCTTATTAACCTGTAGTTTAGCAAACTCAAGGCGATTGCCATATTCAAACTCATCTTTTCCATTTACTTCCCATTCACCTTCAATAGCTGATAGCGACTCGGATAATTCCAGTGGGGCATTAATGGGCATGCCCATCTGAAATTTAAGCATGAACATACTAACTTCAGCCATACGTTTAGCTTTATTATACTGAGCTTTCGCATTGTTATACTGCACTTTAATACGGTCCACATCAATTTTTTCTGCAAATCCGTTTTCAAACATTAAAGTAGTCTCTCTTAATAAAGTATCCAGCCGAGAGTAGTTGTTACGTAAATCAATGCTTCTTTCCTGATTTACCAATGCGGTATAATAGGCTTTAGAAACCTGTTCTGCAATGTTACTTTTGGTAAGTAAATAATCTTTTTGAGTAAGGTCAGAATATACTTTTGCGGCTTTAAGGCCAACAAAATATGAACCATCAAAGATCATTTGGCTGGCATTTACTGTGGCATTAGATTGATGCTTTATACCAAACCTAATGGCTACTTCTTCATCAGAGGGAGTTTGCCCACCATTGCCATTTCCGCTAAACATCCCCGAAGCTTCCGCCGGCAGGTATACTGTAGGAACCGCAAAGTTATTGGTATAGGTAACAGATGCATCAATTTGTGGTAGTCCCTGTGACTTTGTTACACCTACATCAGCCCTGGCAATTTGAATATCCAGCTTAGCATTCTTAATGTTTTCGCTATTGACGAAAGCGTACTCCAGGCACTCCT
This window of the Porifericola rhodea genome carries:
- a CDS encoding metallophosphoesterase, coding for MNRMMFISIVALIFLLMDWYVFQAVRSVIYDVFGSWRKLVYVLYWLVTIISISGFLYYNMGGKAEIGRDMRTLIFSFIFINYFSKIFGVVFLMIDDVGRAVRWVWHQFNQPATPGQQNQGISRSEFLVKSSIVASAVPALTMSYGILSGAHDYRIRRTTVHLKNLPSSFDGLRIAQLSDIHSGSFFNKTAVQGGIDMLLNEKPDVVFFTGDLVNDRAEEVKEYQSVFEKVSAPLGVYSVLGNHDYGDYANWSSAQAKRQNLQDLMRVHQQMGWNLLMNENRFLKVDNEQIAILGIENWGTGGFAQYGNLSQAYEGTQNSPVKLLLSHDPSHWDAQVRPQYSDIDIMFAGHTHGMQFGIEIGDFKWSPVQYRYKQWAGLYQKQQQHLYVNRGYGYLVFPGRIGILPEITIMELKKA
- a CDS encoding efflux RND transporter permease subunit; this encodes MDQKNNQVTREFGLSSLSINNRTSVMILSFIIVIMGIISYISMPKENFPEVVIPTIYVGTPYPGNSPVDIENLITRPIEKEIKGINGLDNVSSTSIQDYSTIIVEFTPDVDISRALQDVKDAVDQAKSELPNDLDQDPNVFEVNLSDLPIMFINISGDYSLDELKQYAEYLQDEIEGLSEIQEANISGALEREIRIEADPYKMESMNISFTDIQNAISAENVTISGGNIKAGEFRRSLRVIGEFDNVSQIEEVVIKNEDNDVVYVKDVAVVEDTYEERSSYSRSNRNPVVTLDVIKRNGANVIDASDKIKEVIASAQEVRFPEDLEIVITNDQSKYTRIQLNNLENSIISGVILVVLVLAFFMNLRNALFVGIAIPLSMLMSFMLLNFFGISINLMVLFALILALGMLVDNGIVVVENIYRLMEEGYSPIRAAKEGVGEVALPIITSTATTLAAFLPLAFWSGLIGEFMRFLPITLIVVLSSSLFVALVINPVLTSMFMRLKTKTDKRKKRKLLTIGAVLVGIAIFFYITGSFTIANLLMIGALLIPFNLYILSPAIDWFQNVLLVRLENGYSKTVNFALRGWHPYVIFFSTVGLLVISIALVVWKQPKVEFFPSSDPDYINIFIERPIGTDIEVTNNLTKEIEDKVFSVIDNYDYVVESVISQVGEGASDPSQGPSPGNTPQKSKITVSFVDYELRRGVSTTELMEEVRDAIGEYPGAQVSVDKNPVGPPVGKPINIEVKGEEYDRLIAVVDQIKTQIDNANIGGIEELKTDLETGKPELLVDIDREKARRFGLSTATIATELRTALFGNEISKFKDGEDDYPINLRLSDEYRYNVDALINQKITFRDKFGNLKQIPIASVADVEYSSTYGSVKRKDTDRVITIFSNVLEGYNATEINQQIKNVIDDMEIPAGYEVSFTGEQQEQEESGQFLVRALFIAVMTIFLIIVAQFNSIMTPFIIMASVILSTIGVFLGLVAFDMSFVVIMTGIGIISLAGVVVNNAIVLIDYTNLIRERRRAELNIGDDEILPYEEILHSIIDGGKTRLRPVLLTAITTVLGLIPLAIGLNINFFTLLSDFDPQIYYGGFNADFWGPMAWTVIFGLIFATFLTLVVVPVMYLLVDKIKMRAFDKRKVSKAS
- a CDS encoding efflux RND transporter periplasmic adaptor subunit — its product is MNKLKPLIFSVLLVSMYSCGGEVDDTAQKKQQIQEYKQEIKDLQSKVKALEQEVAQADPNYAAADRNATLVTTIPVKQETFRHFVEVRGEVTSRQNVTISAQVPAMVNRVPATKGQVVRKGEVLVVQDAETIRTNIAEVQTSLELAETRFKRQSNLWDQNIGSEFQFLEAKNAKESLERKLSTLNAQLNDYIIRAPFSGTIDEVFVKEGEMAQPGVPMVRLVSMNDMYIEADISETYLGQFKKGDSVEVVLPSLNEEINTTISAVGQVINQNNRTFTIEVKIPSSENKLKPNMLAELRLKDFEKSDAFVVPTNLIQSDNQGDFVYVAVQESGTDKFVADKKHIQRGKTYNNETMVKTGLSGDERIIDQGFRNVAEGVNVRITDNNQSLNASAL
- a CDS encoding TolC family protein; translation: MKSKIVPALLLLMSLALSLQAQQQPDSKAKAEGPMSLEECLEYAFVNSENIKNAKLDIQIARADVGVTKSQGLPQIDASVTYTNNFAVPTVYLPAEASGMFSGNGNGGQTPSDEEVAIRFGIKHQSNATVNASQMIFDGSYFVGLKAAKVYSDLTQKDYLLTKSNIAEQVSKAYYTALVNQERSIDLRNNYSRLDTLLRETTLMFENGFAEKIDVDRIKVQYNNAKAQYNKAKRMAEVSMFMLKFQMGMPINAPLELSESLSAIEGEWEVNGKDEFEYGNRLEFAKLQVNKELVQLDIRNNKVQYIPKITATANFGYNNGADDLRRLTDLSRWNELGSWGLNMSIPIFDGLRKHNLIQKNKLQLQQLEHSTSQLKNNIDLEIVQAEVDLESSLETLEVQRENLELAEEVFRVTKIKYQEGVGSNIEVTEAQYALEQAETNYYSALYDALIAKVELKKALGILIQDQESN